Below is a window of Streptomyces sp. WMMB303 DNA.
CCTGCCGGATGAGCGAGTCGTGGACGAGCAGGTCCCCGGTGGCGAACAGCGAGAACCCGCGTGCGGCCTGTCCGCCCCGCGCCTGCTCCGCCTGCTCTCCGCTGCCGTGACCGGCCGCCCCCCCGTCCCGTCCGGTGCCCCCTCCGGTCTGCCCGCATCCTGCGGCGCCGCCGAGCAGGGCTGCGAGGGCGAGCGCCGCCGTGGTCCGGTGGCGGGCGCCACGCGGCCAGGGGCGGCGGGGGGCGGTGCGCGGCCGGAGCCGGCGGGTGACGGCACGAAGGCGGGGATGGCGGGCATGGCGGGGAGCGCGGTCGGGAGCGGGGTGGGCAGCGGGCATGAGCTCTCCTCCATGACGAGAAAGTCATATAAGTCGTATTAACTGACTTCTCCACTCGTCCCCCCTCCCGCGCAGCGACACCGCTCCTGCCGCCGAACGGCCCACAAGATCCACCCGGCCACTTGTTCGATGCAGTCGGTGATGTTCCGCGCCGACGAGGCGCACCACCCTGACCGCCGTCGAGCACCGCATGGCACGCGCCGCGGGGCGGTACCTCGAGCTCTGCGCGGCGCTGTCATGATCCTGACATTGCGCCTGCACCGGTGGCGCGCCTTCGCTCACCCGCGCCCGCGGGTTCCCCCGGCCGCGACCGCGGCCCGGTTCAGGCGCGGGTGACCGTGTGCCGGAAGAGCGCACGCAGTGCCGCGTGCGAGGCGGCCGGCAGCGACGCCTTGTCCAACTGCGCGTATGCCTCCGCCAGTTGCCAGGCGGAGATCTCGTGCGCGGCGGCGCGTCCGCCCGCGGTCTCGATGAGGTCGGCCAGCTCGTCCGGGGGCGGCGGACAGGCAGGGCCGCCGCCCAGCGACCGGGCCAGAGTGCGGGCGGCCGGGTTGACCGCACGCAGCGCGGTGATCAGCGGAAGGCTCGGGCCGCCCTCGCGTAAGCCGCTCATGACCGGTCGGCCGCTCAGCGCGGTACCCGACCAGAGATCTTCGATGTCGCGCTCCGCCTGTGCGGCCACCCCCAGATGGTGGCCGGCCCGCGTCAGCGCCTCGACGACCCGCTCCTCCGCGCCGGCCAGCAGCGCCCCCGCCGCCAGTGCGCACTCCAGGAGTGAGCTGGTGCGGGCCGCAGCGACCGCCGCGTACTCCGGCACGCTGATCCCCTCCGGGGCCCGGTGGCGCAGCGCCAGTTCGGCCGAGCGACCGCTGATCAGCCGTGACGTCGTCCGGGACAGCAACCTCAGTACGGCGGCCCGCTCCTCCCCCACCGCCTCGCCGTCCTCCGGTATCTCCGCTTCGGCGGCCGCGTCCCGGACCGCGGACAGCTGCGTCCCCGCGGCCGCCCGCATGCCGTCCGGCTCCCCGGACGTCAGCAGGCAGCGGGTGGCGGCGCCCAGCAGCGCGTCCCCGGCCAGCACCGCCCAACCGGTGCCGTAGACGGCCCATACCGCTGAGCGGCCCCGCCGCAGCGCTTCCCCGTCCATGACGTCGTCGTGCAGCACGGCCCAGTTGTGGACCAGTTCCACGGCCGCGGCCCCCGGCAGCGCCGCGGCCGTGGAGGTCTCCGGCGCTCCGCCGTTCCGTTCCGGCTCGCCCGCGCCCGCCGCGTGCAGGGCGAGCGCCGCGTGCGGATACGGGCCCGGGGTGACGCCGTAGGTGGGACTGCCGTCCGGCCTGGTCCAGCCGAAGTGGTAGCCGCAGACGCGCCGCAGCTCGGGTTGGAGGGCCGCGACGGCCTCCCTGAGTACGGGTTCGGTCCGCTCGTGTGCGTACGCCAGCAGGGAGGGTGCGGCGGCGGGGACGTCAGAGAGGTCGTGAGTCGTCATACCGGAGCGGCTTCTCCTTTCTCCGGCCCAGGCGCGCCATGCAGCGCGAAGCGTTTAGGAATGGTGCGCTCTCAGTAGTCGGCTTTCCCACCCTCCGCTCCGGTGACTCCCACTCGACAGGCCCGGCGGGAAGCACGCGGGGGCGCAAGGGGCGGCAGGGCGCGACAGGGGAGGCACGACACGACACGGGGCGGCAGAGCGGAGCGAGGCCGGTGCGCGCGCCGGGCGGGGAGGCGCGCACCCGGTGCGTCCGGCACGCGTGCGCCTCACCCGAGCGAAGGGGGCGGGCGCGGAATCCGATCGAGGCGGCGACGCGCCCCTCGCCGGAGCAGGCACGGGAAGTGCGGGCTCGGCGGTGCGGGCCCCGCCAGGCTCTTGGGCGGGGTCTGCGCTGCGGCACCGGCGTCCCGCGCCGCCGGGCGTGCGGAACGTCCCGCCCCGGGCACGCGCCCTCTCCTTCCCCGGCGTGCGAGACAGGGACTACGGATGCACCGGGCGCGCCGACGACAGGACTCGGGGAGGCCGCCGATGCGCGGAGTGTGCCGTTCGGCGTCACCGCGACCGGGGGCGACCCAGGGCGACCCCGCATTCGCGGTTCAATACGGCTGCGCTGCCGCACCGCTCGATTTCCCGGATCCCGGACCGGCTCCGCGGGCCACTCATTTCTCTTCACCGCCGGCGCGGGAACACGCCTTTCCGAGAGCGGAGTTGACCGTCTTCCGCCGCATCCGGCGCACCGCTACAACGGGATATTCGCACAGATGATCTTTCCGGCGTCCGGGTGCAGCCGAATGGTGAGATCACGGGCCAGACGGCAGACGATGGGCCAGCCGAAACCGCCGCCTTCCGCCTCGGTGAAATCCTGCGGACTGCGGTCCCGGGGAAGCACCGGACTGGAATCGGCGACTTCGACCGTGACGAAGTCCTGCTCGGCGCTCAACCGGAAGTCCCGGACCCCCCGACCGTGCCGGAGCGCGTTGGTCACCAGCTCGGACACGACCAACAGGACGGTCTCCACGGCGTCGGACGAGGGCGGCGGCGAGACCGTGGCCAGGAAATTCCGCGTGACCCGGCGCGCCTGGAAACTGCTGCGCAAATACCGCGTCCGCGTTGTGTCCGCTGTCACACCCTCATCGTCCCGGAGGGCCGTTACCTGTTCCATGCCTGTCTCCCGTCTCCGCGGGTGTTGCCGCCGAAAGCAGCCCGACCCGCGAATGTGGGGGTCTTTCCTCTGCCAACGGGGTACCGCGCTCCGCGTGAATACCCGTCGCCGCCGAACGGTCCCCCATGTGAACGCTCGAACGGCTGCAGGGTCAGTTACCCGGGGCCTTCGTCTTCATGCATCATCCGGTGCGAAGAGCGCGGACGAGGAAAGGTCGGACCCTTACGGAAGACCGTCGGCGATCTTTTCACCGGAAGGAGCTCCGCCGGAGCCGGCCGCTCTCGCCGCGGGTTACCAGGGGAAACGGCCGAGCTCTCGCCCGAAGCGGCTCGCCAGCCCGGTGGCAACACGTACGATCACTGGTGCAGAAGAGGCACTGGCGGGTGAGAGGTGCGGGCAGGTGAGAGGCGCTGGAAGCCTCGCGGAACACCGGCTTTGGAATACTCGGAAGCAGCGGATCCGCGCCCGGGCGGACGCGCAGAGCACCGGCTCCGTGCCGGGGGACGGAGGCCGATTGAGGTCGCGGGAGAACGACCGTCTGGCCATCACGCCGCTGACCGTCAAGGACGAGTGCGCGGTGCTCCGCTTCAGCGGCGAACTTGACCGGGGGTCCGAAGAGTTCTACCTGGACCGCATCGGTGCCGTGCTCACCAGCGGCTACCGCCATCTGGTGCTGGACGTCACCGCCCTGGTGTTCTGCGACTCGCGGGGGCTCAACTGCCTGCTCGCGCTGCGCTGGCTGCTGCAGCGCCGGGAGGGCAGCCTGCTGCTGGCCTGCGTGGGGCGGCGGCTCGCCGCGGTGCTCGCGCTGACCGGAAGCACCGAGATGCTGCCGGTGTTCTCCAGCGTCAGCGAGGCTCTCCGCTCCCTCCCCGCCGGCCAGCGCCCGGACTGGCCTCCCACCGGCGGCGTGGGCCCGGAGATTCCGCTGCACAGCCCGGAGCCGCTGGAGACCTCCTGGCAGAAGGACCACAACCCGCACTTCCCGCGGGACCCCGAGGGCAGGGACTCCTGACCCGGGGTGCCTCCCGCGCGGTGTCGCGGCGGGCAGCGGGCCGTACACGGGTGAGGATGGAGGGTCGCACAGCAGACCTCGCAGCATCGCACCCTAGGAACGGGCCATGGAGCAGCAGCAGGCCGCACCGCGGCCGCAGCAGTCCCCCGATCAGGCGCAGCGTGTCCAGGAGCATCCGCAGCCCAAAGCGCTCTCCACCTCGGCCTTCCTGGCCTGGGTCCTCGGTCTCACCCTGCTGGTCTTCGGGCTCAGCTTTCTGGCCGGTTCCGAGACCCGCCTGGTCGGTCTGCTGATCTTCCTGCCCGCCATCGCGGCGAGCGTGGGAACCGTACGGCAGACCCAGGCCGCCTCCGCCTGGGCCACGGCGGGCGGAGCCATCTCGGTGGCCCGCAATCCCGGCTACCACCTGGATGACGCCATCACGCTCGTCCTCACCCTGCTGTTCGCCGTGCTGGCGGTCTTCGGTGCGCGCTGGCGGATCGCACGGGACACCGAGCTGCTGCGGCTGCGCTCGACCGCCGCCGTCCTCCAGCAGCACATCCTGCACCCGCTGCCCGAGCTCACGTCCCAGGTGCGAGTGGACGGGGTCTTCGAGCCGCTGCAGGAGGACAAGCTGTTCGGCGGCGACATCTACGACGTGGCCGACACGCCCTTCGGCACCCGGGTGCTGATCGGCGACGTGCAGGGCAAGGGGCTCTCCGCGGTGGGCGTGGCGTTCGCCGTGCTGGGCGGGTTCCGGGAGGCCGCGCACCGCGAGCCGACGCTGACCGGACTGGTCGGCGCCCTGGAGACCTCCGTGGTCCGGCACAATGCCTACGCGCGCCACTCGGGTGAGCCCGAGCGGTTCGTGACGGCCCTGGTCGTCTCGGTCGACCCGTTGGACCGGGGGACGGCACAGGTGGTCAACTGCGGCCATCTGACACCGTTCCTGGTCCGGGACTCGTCGCCGCCCGACACCGTGCGGCTCGGTGCGACGGGCGTACCGCTGGGGCTGGCGTCGCTGGTGCGCGAGGAGCGCTCCGCTGCGGGTGTCTGCTTCCCGCCGGACTCGACCATGCTGCTGTACACCGACGGGCTGTCCGAGGCCCGGGACGGGCACGGTGCCTTCTATCCGCTGGCCGAGCGGCTCGCCGCCCTGGTAGGGCCCGCGGGGGCCGCCGACGCGCCCGGCGCAAGGCTGGCCCGCGCGCTGCGCGACGACGTGCGCGCGTTCTCCCACCCCTACCAGCAGGACGACCTCGCCGTCCTCACCCTGCGCCGGATCTCCCCGGCCGACCACGCCCGAGCG
It encodes the following:
- a CDS encoding polyprenyl synthetase family protein — encoded protein: MTTHDLSDVPAAAPSLLAYAHERTEPVLREAVAALQPELRRVCGYHFGWTRPDGSPTYGVTPGPYPHAALALHAAGAGEPERNGGAPETSTAAALPGAAAVELVHNWAVLHDDVMDGEALRRGRSAVWAVYGTGWAVLAGDALLGAATRCLLTSGEPDGMRAAAGTQLSAVRDAAAEAEIPEDGEAVGEERAAVLRLLSRTTSRLISGRSAELALRHRAPEGISVPEYAAVAAARTSSLLECALAAGALLAGAEERVVEALTRAGHHLGVAAQAERDIEDLWSGTALSGRPVMSGLREGGPSLPLITALRAVNPAARTLARSLGGGPACPPPPDELADLIETAGGRAAAHEISAWQLAEAYAQLDKASLPAASHAALRALFRHTVTRA
- a CDS encoding ATP-binding protein, which translates into the protein MTADTTRTRYLRSSFQARRVTRNFLATVSPPPSSDAVETVLLVVSELVTNALRHGRGVRDFRLSAEQDFVTVEVADSSPVLPRDRSPQDFTEAEGGGFGWPIVCRLARDLTIRLHPDAGKIICANIPL
- a CDS encoding STAS domain-containing protein, translated to MRSRENDRLAITPLTVKDECAVLRFSGELDRGSEEFYLDRIGAVLTSGYRHLVLDVTALVFCDSRGLNCLLALRWLLQRREGSLLLACVGRRLAAVLALTGSTEMLPVFSSVSEALRSLPAGQRPDWPPTGGVGPEIPLHSPEPLETSWQKDHNPHFPRDPEGRDS
- a CDS encoding PP2C family protein-serine/threonine phosphatase; translated protein: MEQQQAAPRPQQSPDQAQRVQEHPQPKALSTSAFLAWVLGLTLLVFGLSFLAGSETRLVGLLIFLPAIAASVGTVRQTQAASAWATAGGAISVARNPGYHLDDAITLVLTLLFAVLAVFGARWRIARDTELLRLRSTAAVLQQHILHPLPELTSQVRVDGVFEPLQEDKLFGGDIYDVADTPFGTRVLIGDVQGKGLSAVGVAFAVLGGFREAAHREPTLTGLVGALETSVVRHNAYARHSGEPERFVTALVVSVDPLDRGTAQVVNCGHLTPFLVRDSSPPDTVRLGATGVPLGLASLVREERSAAGVCFPPDSTMLLYTDGLSEARDGHGAFYPLAERLAALVGPAGAADAPGARLARALRDDVRAFSHPYQQDDLAVLTLRRISPADHARAASPGIAGAGPNPREDPPEG